In Flavivirga abyssicola, the following are encoded in one genomic region:
- a CDS encoding PepSY-associated TM helix domain-containing protein, which translates to MFKKDNKLNQWLWKWHFIAGIISLPFVILLAVTGGIYLFKDTYEAPKQAHIKVVEVEGKAMSYQEQWQLAKPSLHKAPNTMVIPTEANQATAFTSGMFSHKNSVYVNPYKGEVTGHISPKDSNMHTVRKLHGELLLGKFGTKIVELIASWLFVLIITGIYVFWPSKKEGIKGFFRVRFKQGKRILFRDLHAVFGFWISVLLLMTLAGGMPWTDVFGDSFKWVQGVTNTGFPKTWDARGLKSNVDGNAISLDEMVTLAKAIDLKGEVSIGLPKDENGVYSIFNTTFDLGAQKRFHFDQYSGKQLANHNWEDVGILMRGRMWFMAFHQGQFGTWNWILMIAVAILLAFIAMAALISYLKRKPAKKWGTPKVPAQFKVGYGVMALIVLLGIVFPLFGISVLVIAFVEYFRNRNKKKTSTGLDIK; encoded by the coding sequence ATGTTTAAAAAAGATAATAAATTAAATCAATGGCTTTGGAAATGGCACTTTATTGCAGGCATTATTTCTTTACCGTTTGTGATTCTTTTAGCCGTTACAGGGGGTATCTATTTGTTTAAAGATACTTATGAAGCTCCAAAGCAAGCACATATAAAGGTTGTTGAGGTTGAAGGCAAAGCCATGTCATATCAAGAGCAATGGCAATTGGCAAAACCATCATTACACAAAGCGCCTAATACGATGGTGATTCCTACGGAAGCTAATCAGGCGACAGCATTTACTTCGGGAATGTTTAGCCATAAAAACAGTGTGTATGTAAATCCATATAAAGGTGAAGTTACCGGACATATTAGTCCTAAGGATTCCAATATGCATACCGTTAGAAAGTTACATGGTGAATTGCTGTTGGGTAAGTTTGGTACAAAAATCGTAGAACTTATTGCCAGCTGGCTTTTTGTATTAATCATTACAGGTATTTATGTGTTTTGGCCTAGTAAAAAGGAAGGTATTAAAGGCTTTTTTAGAGTGCGTTTTAAACAAGGAAAACGCATCCTTTTTAGAGACTTGCATGCCGTGTTTGGGTTTTGGATTTCTGTTTTGTTACTCATGACCTTAGCTGGAGGCATGCCCTGGACAGACGTTTTTGGAGATAGTTTTAAATGGGTGCAAGGGGTTACCAACACTGGGTTTCCTAAAACCTGGGATGCCAGAGGTTTAAAATCGAATGTGGATGGTAACGCTATTTCTTTAGATGAGATGGTAACGCTTGCAAAAGCTATAGATTTAAAAGGTGAAGTTAGTATTGGGCTTCCAAAAGATGAAAACGGCGTGTACAGTATTTTCAATACAACATTCGATTTGGGAGCGCAGAAACGTTTTCATTTCGACCAATATTCGGGAAAACAATTAGCAAATCATAATTGGGAAGATGTTGGTATTTTAATGCGAGGCCGTATGTGGTTTATGGCCTTTCATCAAGGGCAATTTGGCACCTGGAATTGGATTTTAATGATAGCTGTTGCCATATTATTAGCTTTTATAGCCATGGCAGCATTAATATCTTATTTAAAGCGTAAACCAGCTAAAAAATGGGGAACACCCAAAGTACCTGCACAGTTTAAAGTGGGTTATGGCGTTATGGCTTTAATTGTTTTACTTGGTATTGTATTTCCGTTGTTTGGAATAAGTGTATTGGTTATAGCTTTTGTGGAGTATTTTAGGAATAGGAACAAGAAAAAAACAAGTACAGGTTTAGATATAAAATGA
- a CDS encoding helix-turn-helix domain-containing protein, giving the protein MNKKYKEEVLVLFGRRVAELRLDKKLSLRELAKECDLDNSKINKIEKGKINVQFYTVLELAGALKVHPKELFDFEHEWKEEAFM; this is encoded by the coding sequence ATGAACAAAAAATATAAAGAAGAAGTTTTAGTCTTATTTGGAAGACGTGTTGCCGAACTAAGATTAGACAAGAAATTAAGCCTTAGAGAGTTAGCGAAAGAATGTGATTTGGATAACAGTAAAATAAATAAAATTGAGAAAGGTAAAATTAATGTTCAGTTTTATACAGTTTTAGAGCTTGCAGGAGCATTGAAAGTACATCCTAAGGAATTATTTGATTTCGAACACGAATGGAAAGAGGAAGCTTTTATGTGA
- a CDS encoding PIN domain-containing protein: protein MRILIDTNIIIHREANRVINEDIGLLFNWLDRLKFDKCVHPLSIEEISCHQDENVVKTMKIKIANYNLLKTESADDQLITQIRQTDNSRNDFIDTNIVKEVYNNRVDYLITEDRGIHRKANFLNCSEKVFKIDTFLEKCIAENPELKNYQVLAVKKEYFGNININDVFFDSFKQDYNEFEDWFNRKADNISYVCVTDGDVKAFLYLKQEDINEIYNDIEPSFPQKKRLKIGTFKVISTGYKLGERFLKVIFDNALQYDVEEIYVTIFDKRDEQLRLIYLLEDWGFKHWGAKTTENGIEQVFVRECKPTPNLQQPKLSFPAVSKNTLKWIVPIYPEYHTELFPDSILNNESPQDFTENEPYRNAIKKVYISRSYNRNLNSGDLVLFYRTGGHYAGVVSTIGVVENIVTNIQDENHFIELCRKRSVFDNTELKKYWNWNKNNRPFIVNFLYIDSFPMPKVNLKKLRDLNIIQNAPRGFESISDAKFEQILKEARANESYIID, encoded by the coding sequence ATGAGAATACTAATTGACACTAACATAATCATTCATCGTGAAGCAAATCGTGTTATAAACGAAGATATTGGACTACTTTTCAACTGGCTTGATAGATTAAAATTCGATAAATGCGTTCATCCACTTTCGATTGAAGAAATTTCTTGTCATCAAGACGAGAATGTGGTTAAGACAATGAAAATAAAGATTGCTAACTACAATCTATTAAAAACTGAATCAGCCGATGACCAATTAATAACTCAAATTCGACAAACGGACAATTCACGAAACGATTTTATAGATACAAATATTGTAAAAGAAGTCTACAATAATCGTGTTGACTATTTAATAACCGAAGACAGAGGGATTCATAGAAAAGCTAACTTCTTGAATTGTTCAGAGAAAGTTTTCAAAATCGATACTTTCTTAGAAAAATGTATAGCCGAAAATCCTGAATTAAAAAATTATCAAGTATTAGCAGTTAAGAAAGAATACTTTGGGAACATCAATATTAATGATGTCTTTTTTGATTCCTTCAAACAGGACTACAACGAATTTGAAGATTGGTTTAATAGAAAAGCTGACAACATTTCTTATGTCTGTGTAACAGATGGAGACGTAAAAGCGTTTTTATATTTAAAACAAGAAGATATAAATGAAATTTACAATGACATTGAACCTTCATTTCCCCAAAAGAAAAGACTTAAAATTGGAACTTTTAAGGTAATTTCTACAGGATATAAATTAGGTGAAAGATTTCTAAAAGTAATATTTGACAATGCTCTACAATATGATGTAGAAGAAATTTATGTAACAATATTTGATAAAAGGGATGAACAATTAAGACTTATTTATCTACTCGAAGATTGGGGATTTAAACATTGGGGAGCTAAAACAACAGAAAATGGTATTGAACAAGTTTTTGTTAGAGAATGTAAACCAACACCAAATCTTCAACAACCCAAATTATCCTTTCCTGCTGTATCCAAAAATACGCTTAAATGGATTGTTCCAATTTACCCTGAATATCATACTGAACTATTTCCTGATTCAATTCTAAATAATGAATCACCACAGGATTTTACCGAAAATGAACCTTATAGAAATGCAATTAAAAAGGTTTACATATCACGTTCTTACAACAGAAATTTAAACAGTGGAGATTTAGTGCTTTTTTATAGAACAGGAGGACATTACGCTGGTGTTGTCTCAACTATTGGAGTCGTAGAGAATATAGTAACTAATATTCAAGATGAAAACCACTTTATAGAACTCTGTCGTAAAAGAAGTGTCTTCGATAATACAGAACTAAAAAAATATTGGAATTGGAATAAAAATAATAGACCGTTTATCGTAAATTTTTTATACATTGACTCATTCCCTATGCCAAAAGTTAACTTAAAGAAATTGAGGGATTTAAACATTATACAAAACGCACCACGAGGTTTCGAATCAATAAGTGATGCAAAGTTTGAACAAATATTAAAAGAAGCAAGAGCTAATGAAAGTTATATTATCGATTAA
- a CDS encoding ATP-binding protein, with translation MNNGKIIFVGGIHAVGKGTICKELVQKFNFEHLSASQVLKWNEISDSKNKKVQNFTTTQNRLLNNLNRIIEPNKQYLLDGHFTLLNSNDEPEKIDESTFFGIQPESIIILTCEPKIIFERLKQRDNSIYKLSVLKKMQKMEVEHANYISKKLDIPLITVIDGDTSSIFEYLKNYENTN, from the coding sequence ATGAATAATGGGAAAATAATATTTGTCGGAGGAATTCACGCAGTTGGAAAAGGAACTATTTGTAAAGAATTAGTACAAAAATTCAATTTTGAACACTTGTCAGCAAGTCAAGTTCTCAAATGGAATGAGATAAGTGATTCGAAAAATAAAAAAGTTCAAAATTTCACTACGACTCAAAATAGATTATTAAACAACCTAAATAGAATAATTGAACCGAATAAACAGTATTTACTTGACGGGCATTTTACTTTATTAAACTCAAATGACGAACCCGAAAAAATCGATGAATCTACTTTCTTTGGGATTCAACCAGAATCAATTATAATATTGACCTGCGAGCCTAAAATAATCTTTGAAAGATTAAAACAAAGAGATAATTCTATATACAAATTAAGTGTTCTCAAAAAAATGCAAAAAATGGAAGTTGAACACGCTAACTATATTTCAAAGAAATTAGATATCCCTTTGATTACAGTTATTGACGGAGACACAAGTTCAATATTTGAATATTTAAAAAATTATGAGAATACTAATTGA
- a CDS encoding WD40/YVTN/BNR-like repeat-containing protein, which produces MRKLLLLIIFILPLSIFSQDSYLANLPISGGVSEIGVSPSERIWIATKAGNTYYTDKIGELWHIGPFGSFDPYNISSGKTFERINFFDENTLMISGFIQEGGKQDFVFRSTDKGITWDKVKFGKSSWIDAAYINDNGKAWMSGNSQLIYYTENKGETWKSFDKAGNENALRFATIHFAKDEKTGLFGSFWNVLYKTTDNCITWERLATPLDQKKYKRLSKEHRPDIRKIRVFGDYYIINQQGNIFYTKNDDINWIELPNIADFETTPDDSIYLIDTDLKIDFRDSSFVSIWKSDKQLKSLPVAVKAKNKSLFAFIYGEIYKINQNDFIVSKLMTNEVPIREPYLKVNFKNEEIGFDGNTVLRFDKQNTEWYRFMELPINVSNAVIFNNQIVVADNHLDQRMIVDIDEQKTIEYELPKSLFNLSKNNINKFSIEIGSQGCFHSDKQFREYQLKKGYFKLTAKGKQFLSKMDKEINPQILNEIVSEIDNSRFKKLSINDLEISKKDLENFKNFIDKEEQKIKKNGYNRFEFDNYYSFPGENTDFEFYKNVADRFETIPDSIVNEVFNTGYGNWSTTTDWRKITIEFKNGDILTIENSDDKPNYLYTPWIINFNGLIIKSNSLALGHKINELTEGDLYADVSKEKKYAIYKVADFLYKQTLSEK; this is translated from the coding sequence ATGAGAAAATTACTTTTATTAATAATATTTATTTTACCACTATCAATCTTCAGTCAAGATAGCTATTTAGCAAATCTTCCGATTAGTGGAGGGGTTTCTGAAATAGGTGTATCACCTTCAGAGAGGATTTGGATTGCTACGAAAGCGGGCAACACATATTACACTGATAAAATTGGTGAGCTTTGGCATATAGGTCCTTTTGGTTCTTTTGACCCTTACAATATTAGTTCAGGGAAAACCTTTGAAAGAATAAACTTTTTCGATGAAAATACCCTAATGATTTCAGGATTTATACAAGAAGGAGGAAAACAAGACTTTGTTTTTCGTTCAACTGATAAAGGAATAACTTGGGATAAAGTAAAATTCGGTAAAAGTAGTTGGATTGATGCTGCTTACATTAACGATAATGGAAAAGCTTGGATGAGTGGAAATTCTCAACTTATTTACTATACTGAAAATAAAGGGGAAACTTGGAAAAGTTTTGATAAAGCAGGAAATGAAAACGCATTAAGATTTGCGACAATTCATTTTGCTAAGGATGAAAAAACAGGCTTATTTGGTTCTTTTTGGAACGTTCTGTATAAAACGACTGACAATTGTATAACTTGGGAAAGATTGGCAACACCTTTAGACCAAAAAAAATATAAGAGGCTTTCTAAAGAACATAGACCTGATATAAGAAAAATAAGAGTTTTTGGAGACTATTATATTATCAATCAACAAGGAAACATTTTCTATACCAAAAATGATGACATAAATTGGATAGAATTACCAAATATTGCTGACTTTGAAACTACACCTGATGATTCTATTTATTTAATTGACACAGATTTAAAAATTGACTTTAGAGATTCAAGTTTCGTTTCTATTTGGAAATCCGATAAACAATTGAAAAGTCTACCAGTGGCTGTTAAAGCAAAAAACAAAAGCCTTTTCGCTTTTATTTACGGTGAAATCTATAAAATCAACCAAAACGATTTTATTGTTTCAAAACTTATGACAAATGAAGTTCCAATTAGAGAACCTTATTTAAAGGTAAATTTCAAAAATGAAGAAATTGGCTTTGATGGAAATACTGTTTTAAGATTTGATAAACAAAATACAGAATGGTATCGATTTATGGAATTACCTATCAATGTTTCAAATGCAGTTATTTTCAATAACCAAATTGTAGTGGCTGACAATCATTTAGACCAAAGAATGATTGTTGATATTGACGAACAAAAAACAATTGAATACGAACTTCCAAAATCACTATTTAATCTATCGAAAAATAATATTAATAAATTTTCAATCGAAATAGGTAGTCAAGGTTGTTTTCATAGTGATAAACAATTTAGAGAGTACCAATTGAAAAAAGGCTACTTTAAATTAACCGCAAAAGGAAAGCAATTTTTGTCAAAAATGGATAAAGAAATAAATCCACAAATACTAAATGAAATAGTGAGTGAAATTGACAATTCTCGTTTCAAAAAACTCAGCATAAACGATTTAGAAATTTCTAAAAAGGATTTAGAAAATTTCAAAAACTTCATTGACAAAGAAGAACAAAAAATTAAGAAAAACGGATATAACCGATTTGAATTTGATAATTATTATTCATTCCCAGGGGAAAATACAGATTTTGAATTTTATAAAAACGTTGCTGACCGATTTGAGACAATTCCAGACTCTATAGTTAATGAAGTGTTTAATACTGGATATGGAAATTGGAGTACGACAACTGATTGGAGAAAAATAACCATTGAATTTAAAAATGGAGATATTTTAACTATCGAGAATTCAGACGATAAACCGAACTATCTATATACACCTTGGATAATTAATTTTAACGGATTGATTATAAAGAGTAACTCGCTCGCATTAGGACATAAGATTAATGAACTAACTGAAGGCGACTTATATGCTGATGTATCAAAAGAAAAAAAATATGCTATTTACAAAGTTGCTGATTTTCTTTACAAACAAACATTGAGCGAGAAATAA
- a CDS encoding type 1 glutamine amidotransferase domain-containing protein encodes MKHILFIVTSTDKTGTGKHPAGYEFSEIADPYYEFINKNYTVDFASIIGGTPPFVGYDSSQKVNKAFMESNGFKRLNFSHKLSHIDITAYDAIFFPGGLGLMTDMVDNPLVKKIIKQAYENGKVIGAVCHGPAALLNVKLTDGRNLLKGKKINSFTKAEEEEDKHTLGDVIPFMLDEELIKQGAIFLHTKPFESYVAIDGNIVTGQNPASASNVALKMIDLITA; translated from the coding sequence ATGAAACACATATTATTTATTGTTACTAGTACTGATAAGACAGGTACAGGAAAACACCCTGCTGGTTATGAGTTTTCAGAAATAGCAGATCCTTATTATGAATTTATCAATAAAAATTATACTGTAGATTTTGCAAGTATTATTGGTGGAACCCCTCCTTTTGTAGGTTACGATTCTTCTCAAAAAGTTAATAAGGCGTTTATGGAAAGTAACGGGTTTAAAAGACTTAACTTTAGTCACAAACTAAGTCACATAGATATCACTGCATATGATGCCATATTCTTTCCAGGAGGCTTAGGATTAATGACAGACATGGTCGATAACCCATTGGTTAAAAAAATTATTAAACAAGCGTATGAAAACGGAAAAGTTATTGGAGCTGTTTGTCATGGACCTGCTGCATTGCTTAATGTTAAACTAACTGATGGAAGGAACTTGTTAAAGGGGAAAAAAATCAACTCCTTCACAAAAGCAGAAGAAGAGGAAGATAAACACACTCTTGGAGACGTAATTCCATTTATGCTCGATGAAGAACTTATAAAGCAAGGAGCAATATTTTTGCATACAAAACCTTTTGAATCATATGTTGCAATTGATGGAAATATAGTGACTGGACAGAACCCTGCATCTGCATCTAATGTTGCACTTAAAATGATAGATTTAATAACAGCTTAA
- a CDS encoding DMT family transporter yields the protein MKAILYLIIATVFLGLNFHLAKVILKEVNFIEAGFWRFLFGVVILTLLGSKKLPSFKIIKKNLKGISLTGFIGLFGFNLFFFLGLLNTSAVNAALIVSLNPALTILFSYKIIKTPINKIQIAGIIIAFFGVIYLILKGHITNISNIQFNYGDILILIANVFFALHHVWVKKYTSTISNLNFTLLTSSCCLIGFFILLPISGMEVVTAHTHHFWMAVLGIGCLGTALAYFLWQKGVQIKGAGKAGIYMNIIPLSAALFAILFDENIDTYHTIGGLFIITGLLISNNSSSKFSKTLS from the coding sequence ATGAAAGCGATACTCTACTTAATTATTGCCACTGTATTTTTAGGATTAAATTTCCATTTAGCAAAAGTAATATTAAAAGAAGTTAATTTTATTGAGGCAGGGTTTTGGCGCTTCTTATTTGGCGTTGTGATATTGACCCTTTTAGGGAGTAAAAAATTACCCTCATTTAAAATAATCAAAAAAAACCTAAAGGGTATTTCGCTTACAGGATTTATTGGTCTTTTCGGGTTTAATTTATTTTTCTTTCTTGGATTACTAAATACCTCAGCAGTAAATGCAGCACTTATTGTTAGTTTAAATCCCGCATTAACAATTCTTTTCTCGTATAAAATAATAAAAACTCCTATTAATAAAATTCAAATAGCAGGTATCATTATTGCTTTCTTTGGAGTAATCTATTTAATCCTAAAAGGGCATATAACCAACATAAGTAACATCCAATTTAATTATGGAGATATTCTCATATTAATTGCCAACGTATTTTTTGCATTGCATCATGTTTGGGTAAAAAAATATACATCAACAATTTCGAATTTAAATTTCACATTATTAACAAGTTCATGCTGCCTAATAGGTTTCTTCATCCTATTGCCAATTAGCGGAATGGAAGTAGTAACAGCACACACACATCATTTTTGGATGGCTGTATTGGGAATTGGATGTTTAGGTACAGCACTAGCCTATTTTTTATGGCAAAAAGGAGTTCAAATTAAAGGGGCAGGTAAAGCAGGAATTTATATGAATATTATTCCATTATCGGCAGCTCTATTTGCTATTCTTTTTGATGAAAATATAGATACATATCACACCATAGGAGGGCTATTTATTATTACAGGTTTACTTATTAGTAATAATAGTAGTTCAAAATTCTCAAAAACATTGTCATAA
- a CDS encoding Crp/Fnr family transcriptional regulator: MLCNIGQVCKHFYFIKKGCLRLYEIDNKGNEVTGYFALEDSIISANTSFILQKPSRDCLVSLEPSELLVIHREDFFKLVDTVPLFAHVYHKFIEFAFIHSQMRIYSFLGMEGIDKLKWVMEHEPKLLSRISSKLVASYLGMTNSTLSKLRAKL, from the coding sequence ATGTTGTGCAATATTGGTCAGGTATGCAAACATTTCTATTTTATTAAAAAAGGATGCTTACGGCTCTATGAAATAGATAATAAAGGTAATGAAGTTACAGGGTACTTTGCATTAGAAGACAGCATCATATCTGCAAACACCAGTTTTATCTTGCAAAAACCATCAAGAGATTGTTTAGTTTCTTTAGAACCATCAGAACTACTTGTAATTCATCGAGAAGACTTTTTTAAATTAGTTGATACTGTACCACTATTTGCTCATGTTTATCATAAATTTATAGAATTCGCTTTTATTCATTCGCAAATGCGAATCTATAGTTTTTTAGGCATGGAAGGGATTGACAAACTCAAATGGGTTATGGAACACGAACCCAAATTACTTTCTCGTATTTCAAGTAAATTAGTTGCTTCATACTTAGGCATGACCAACTCAACGCTAAGTAAATTACGAGCAAAATTATAG
- a CDS encoding SulP family inorganic anion transporter, with protein sequence MSPRKNKIKDFLSALPKNIFSGFVVSLIALPLGLGLAMASEAPPIAGIIAAVVGGIVVSIFGGSHVTIAGPGNGLVGVLLVAITTLGIESAYAAIICSGLLLLLLGFFRMGKLADFFPSSAIQGMLAAIGLIILGKQFHIMFAHKIKREATLDYLYEIPFTINDALHYQNKGLIFAALAGIISLAIMMFYAKIRNKYLQLIPAPMWIVILSIGFSYYFEFIVHEVNPIAKEYMISGIPSIQTIIADMHLPDFSSVGSFPFWSSVLAITLIASIESLLSIKAVDKLDPEKRRSNVNRDLKALGLATMGSGFLGGLNVVTVIARSSVNVNNGASNRSSNFFHATFLVLFIVLFSTQLTRIPLPALMAILVYTGYKLASPNAIKKIFSIGKEQLIIFFVTLIITLKIGLITGIVVGVITTLLIHIVINKTVSLFVRNVMKPNVLMYQEEGQDNYYVSVKHFCSFLNYYKLKDKLDAVPEDKDVIVDFSLCSFVDHTVMENMHNYQELFKKRDGHFDVIGLDMHDTDSKHPFALRRLLPVPNIIKNNLTRRQTSMEDLAEDYELNYNSEKQKSIDFLNHFLFFNTKNINHIYNQLSYKNNVINLFDIEFSEGEFIAKEVVRSTMLHIQLDCPIPEFTLDREGFLEKVYAFAGFKDIPIQNHSDFSNRFYLLGDNEEAITAFFDDDLVHFFESNPYYHVESNGESLLIFGKERLASIKEIKALFDFGKRLKEVVEH encoded by the coding sequence ATGAGTCCGAGAAAAAATAAAATAAAAGATTTTCTTAGCGCATTACCAAAAAATATATTTTCTGGTTTTGTAGTTAGCCTTATAGCATTACCTCTTGGGTTAGGTTTAGCCATGGCAAGTGAAGCTCCTCCTATTGCTGGTATTATAGCAGCGGTAGTGGGCGGTATTGTCGTTTCTATTTTTGGTGGAAGCCATGTTACTATTGCCGGACCCGGTAATGGTCTGGTTGGTGTACTTCTGGTAGCCATAACCACATTAGGTATAGAAAGTGCCTATGCAGCTATTATATGCTCCGGCCTCTTATTACTCTTACTTGGTTTTTTTAGAATGGGGAAATTAGCCGATTTTTTTCCTTCCTCTGCTATTCAAGGCATGTTAGCAGCTATTGGACTAATTATTTTAGGCAAGCAGTTTCATATTATGTTCGCCCATAAAATTAAACGCGAAGCGACTTTAGATTATCTGTATGAAATACCATTTACCATTAACGATGCTTTACATTACCAAAATAAAGGGTTAATCTTTGCTGCTTTAGCAGGCATAATAAGTTTAGCTATCATGATGTTTTATGCTAAAATCAGAAATAAGTATTTGCAACTTATACCAGCTCCCATGTGGATTGTGATACTCTCCATAGGTTTTAGTTACTACTTCGAGTTTATAGTCCATGAGGTAAACCCTATTGCAAAAGAATATATGATCTCTGGCATACCGAGTATTCAAACCATTATTGCAGATATGCATTTACCGGATTTTTCCAGTGTTGGAAGTTTTCCGTTTTGGTCCAGTGTATTAGCCATAACCTTAATTGCAAGTATAGAATCGTTATTGAGTATAAAAGCAGTAGATAAATTAGATCCGGAAAAAAGACGCTCTAATGTAAATAGAGACCTTAAAGCTCTTGGTTTGGCAACCATGGGGAGTGGTTTTTTAGGCGGACTTAATGTAGTAACTGTAATTGCTCGTAGTTCCGTTAACGTAAATAATGGTGCAAGTAACAGATCCTCTAACTTTTTTCACGCCACTTTTTTAGTACTCTTTATAGTTTTATTTAGTACTCAGTTAACCCGAATACCTTTACCTGCTTTAATGGCTATTTTGGTATATACCGGTTATAAATTAGCCTCTCCAAATGCTATTAAAAAAATATTCTCTATTGGTAAAGAGCAACTTATTATATTTTTTGTAACCCTAATAATAACCTTAAAAATAGGACTAATAACAGGTATCGTGGTTGGGGTTATTACAACTTTATTAATTCATATTGTCATTAATAAAACCGTTTCCTTGTTTGTTAGAAATGTTATGAAACCCAATGTTTTAATGTATCAAGAAGAGGGTCAGGATAATTATTATGTTAGTGTGAAGCATTTTTGTAGTTTTTTAAACTATTATAAGTTAAAGGATAAATTAGACGCTGTTCCGGAAGATAAAGATGTTATCGTTGATTTTTCGCTATGTAGTTTTGTGGATCATACCGTTATGGAAAACATGCATAATTATCAGGAATTATTTAAAAAACGTGATGGCCATTTTGATGTTATAGGTTTAGATATGCACGATACGGACTCCAAACACCCTTTTGCTTTAAGGCGGTTGCTTCCTGTACCAAACATCATTAAAAACAACCTCACCAGACGTCAAACCAGTATGGAAGATCTGGCTGAAGATTATGAATTAAATTATAACTCTGAAAAACAAAAAAGCATTGATTTTTTAAATCATTTTTTATTCTTCAACACTAAAAATATCAACCATATCTATAATCAATTATCGTATAAAAACAATGTTATAAATTTATTTGACATTGAATTTTCTGAAGGTGAATTTATAGCCAAAGAGGTTGTTAGGTCTACCATGCTCCATATTCAATTAGATTGCCCTATACCAGAATTTACTTTAGATAGGGAAGGTTTTTTAGAAAAAGTATACGCCTTTGCCGGATTTAAAGATATTCCTATTCAAAATCATTCCGATTTTTCCAACCGCTTTTATTTATTAGGCGATAACGAAGAAGCCATAACCGCCTTTTTTGATGATGATCTGGTTCACTTCTTTGAAAGTAACCCTTATTACCATGTAGAATCTAATGGAGAATCGTTATTGATCTTTGGAAAAGAACGCTTGGCAAGTATAAAAGAAATTAAAGCATTGTTTGATTTTGGAAAACGTCTGAAAGAGGTTGTTGAGCATTGA
- a CDS encoding universal stress protein, with translation MSLQPFKSIGIGAAFSPNLKANLHEAARLSLFFKSKLFLIHVGEVSDDKVKMLKIFLKPFEKDNLDYEVVYKSGNPVDVILSTTEEKNIDLLILGAVQRERFLKYYVGSIARKITRKAKCSVLLLIKPSVERIACEHIVVNGLKDPKTEQTIKAAFYVAKQLEADKITIVEEIKQEQVSVKVDDDKSLRKANIIKERIRLRENSRIKDIIGHIPEKYTKNIVTKLQPIFGKQGYSIGHYAQISRADLLVMNAPSKMTFWDRLFPHDIEHILTELPTDVLILQ, from the coding sequence GTGTCCTTACAACCATTTAAAAGTATTGGTATTGGTGCCGCATTTTCGCCTAATTTAAAAGCAAACCTCCATGAGGCAGCTAGACTTTCGCTTTTTTTTAAATCAAAATTGTTCCTGATTCATGTTGGTGAAGTCTCTGATGACAAGGTTAAAATGCTTAAAATTTTCTTGAAGCCTTTTGAAAAGGATAATCTGGATTACGAAGTTGTATACAAATCTGGAAACCCAGTAGATGTTATTCTATCAACTACCGAAGAAAAAAACATAGACCTTTTAATTCTTGGAGCTGTACAACGTGAACGCTTTTTAAAATATTATGTAGGGTCTATAGCCCGAAAGATTACCCGAAAGGCAAAATGCTCTGTATTATTATTAATTAAGCCTTCTGTGGAACGTATTGCATGCGAACACATTGTTGTAAATGGCTTAAAAGACCCTAAAACAGAGCAGACCATTAAAGCAGCATTTTATGTTGCCAAACAACTTGAAGCTGATAAAATCACTATTGTTGAAGAAATTAAACAAGAGCAGGTTTCTGTAAAGGTTGATGATGATAAATCCTTACGTAAAGCCAACATTATTAAAGAACGAATAAGGCTTAGGGAAAACTCAAGAATTAAAGACATTATAGGGCATATTCCTGAAAAATATACTAAAAACATTGTTACAAAGCTACAGCCCATTTTTGGTAAACAAGGGTATTCTATCGGGCATTATGCTCAAATTTCCAGAGCCGATTTATTGGTTATGAACGCCCCTAGCAAAATGACTTTTTGGGATCGTTTATTTCCGCATGATATAGAACATATCCTAACAGAATTACCAACCGATGTTTTAATCCTTCAATGA